The Coccidioides posadasii str. Silveira chromosome 2, complete sequence genomic interval TTGACACGCGAGCCGTGATTTTGTCGAATTGCACGCGCTCCTTGCGCCCGTCTACGTGTCGGGGAGGTTAGCCTAAAAGGCCCAGGACGCAGGCCGGAGGGAAACACGAAATAGAAGAGGCAGCTGAATGTACCAAAGAAGAGGCTCTCTTCCAGCTCGTGCGGTAATGTATTGGACTCACCTCTCTTGTAGACGAACATCTTCGTTCGTCCGTCCGTTGACACTGAATGCGCGGGctcactgctgctgcttgTCTGGAACCGGGTATAAGCTATATAATACTCTTTTTTCACCTACTAGAATCTAATCGGAATTAGATCgtgaaaaaaagaaaggaagatggTTATCGAGAAAGGAGGGAGAAAAGATTATGAGGTAAACAGtggaggagaggaggaggCGGGCGGAAATTTTTCGATTTATGAAGCAAGCAGACGCGTTCCAGCAGCAACCCGAACGCGTTGCGGGCGCTCCCAGCCAATTATTAACACACAAGCTTAGTCAGCTCCCGTTCGGTGCCAAGACCGGCAAGTCCAGAGAGCGAGCAACGAGAGCCGTCTTGAGAAGCACGTTTCGAGCTACAGAGAAACCAAACACGTTTTATGTGCAGCTGGCCAGTAGCCATTGGAAGCGTTGAAATAAATACCATCTCTGTACGGAGAAATAGTGATGCTCCTGAAAGCCTAAATAGTTTGTTATCTAGCTACACGGTATACAGGAAAACAGTTGTTAATGCTCGCAGGTTCAGAGTTGGCCTTGAGGTATGGCTAAATCGGACCAGTCTGCATTCACTTTGAAGACAATGATTTAAGTGGATTTATCAAAccatatacactcaaacgAAAAGCAATCAGCAAAGAATCCCTTTCTAGCTCTACAGAATAGCAGCTCCGACAATCGCTGCCATAGCTGCCAATGCGAAGGACTGGGATTTAAGTGAAGATGCAGCATTTCCGGTCTCTATAGGCTCGCTGCcggaggtggtggtggccGAACCCGTTGGCTGAACAGGAGAGGTAGCCGATCCAGTGGGAGATCCGGTTGCAGACATGGTGGCTAGGGTGGTAGAAATCTCGATGAGTTCTGTGGCGAGACAGGGGCTGTTAGCCAAATCTTGCAATTCAGGAGGTTTTTGTTTTgcctaaaaaaaaaaggaaaaaaaaaaggaataagGTAACGCTTTCGCAATTGATGACAACACATACCGACTTTGTTTCCGGATTCGGAGCATGATTTGGAATAAGCATTTAGTGCCGCCTGGACGTTGGAGTCGTCGCAGAGCTTGACGATTTCGTTTTGGACTTTCTTGGATGCAGATCCGCACATAACGTCCATGTCAGACGGATCCTCTTGGGtactatttattataaagGGATTAGCACAGGATCAGAGAATATCGCAAAGCGTTATCGTTCTCTCTTTGGCATTAAGTAGGACGGTCCAATGCAACGAAGGAGCAAGCGTACTTGATAGCAGCAATAAGGCATCCTGGGGGAGTGGCAACGGCGAAAATATTGAGGAGTGCCAACACGGTCACAAAGAGAACGGCTCTAGCGGAGAACATCTTCGATAATGTCACGGGCGAATGTTGCAAATGTTTCGAGAGAAGGGGGTTTTCAAAATGGGCTTCGGGATGTCGGCACGGACAAGATTGCGGTTCAAACGAGGGTAACGAATGGGAAAGACTTCCACTGTTCGACAGCGAAAAAACGAATGAAGAATAAGAAACAAAGGAGTGGCTGGAGCTGGTGTGCAATGAAAGAAACGAAGGTGACCTTGAGCTGCGGAAGATTGAGCAAGGGGAGGATCGAGAGTTTCAAGTCGTTTGAGGAAGAGGCGAAACAAAGTTCGGGCGGCGACAAATCGGATTTCCCCTGTCAGCCCGCCAACTCACTAGCGCGGTTCCTGCCAAGACCTTCAGCCAAAACACCGTTCGAAGGAACAGCCGGTCCGATGACACCGGAAAGCCGTTGCGACGACGAGGAGCGACGTTTTAGgatgtatgtacggagtactttgcGATGGTTCGAGGACATACACGaaactacagagtacatgTGACGATCATGAGTGAAGTGCGGAAAGTATAGTGATTAGAAGCTTCACATGCGGACTGTAACTACATATGTATTCCAAGTCATTAACGTTGTATCTGCCCCTCGACGCACGTCATTTCCACCCCATATCTTCCCGGCTCACAACGATCTCCGAAACTTCCAGCCTATTCTCCACGATCTCTTTTCCGTTGACTAAATCGTTTTCCACCGCTCTCTTATCGGCCTCTTCTTCGTTCTTCGCTATGCCCGCCTCAACATGCCTTTTCACTAGCCTCTGCCTCGCAACCTCAAAGTCCACCTCCACAAACCACACCTCATCCATCAGCCCCGCCACCTCAGTCCAAGGTTCCTTGTTTAAACTAAGATAATTCCCCTCGAAAAATACAATTCTCGCCGTCACCGGGATTGGTATGTCGTCTTCCACGGGGTCCTTAATCGCATGGTCGAAACTAGGCGCGTATATGATCGCCGAGCTTGGACTGATATCTTCACGTACTGCACGGACTAACTTCGTGAATTTCACGGGGTCGAAGGTGAACGCTGCCCCACGCCTGGCCACGGCGTACACAGGATCCGGCATCGCTGCCAATTGGGCTCGCGTGAGGTGAAATCCGTCCATGCCCACCCAAGTAGCGATGGGTGGTTTATCAGGGTGTTCTGTCGCATATCGAACATTCATCTGTTCGGTCATGATTTTCGCCAGGGAAGATTTCCCTGACCCTGGAATTCCGCTGATCGCGACCATATAGCGCGAGGATGGCGGGATTGAGAGAAATTTGGCTGCCACGTATCGTGGAAATAAGTTAGCATTATTGCTCAACCTAAGGCGCACTGCATGCACCGGCAGGATTGTGGATGCATGCGGTGTTTCATCAAATAGCCAAATAAAGCGGCGAACTGAGGATGTTGCTCACCCCATACTTTATCAACAAGCCTCTGCACTTGGTCGTCCATGATGATTTATAGTTGTTTGGCTGGTTTGACGGTAGAAGAAGAATTGCTCAGACTGACAGTGTTTTACTCCACACTTTGTATGTACAAGTGACAAATGGTAGGTCACAGAATCCAAGCACACCGCATCTAAAATAAAACCGGATTGGCGTGCTGATGACATTACATAACTCCTTAGTTACTCTCTAGTTAGTTATAGAGTACACTTACAACTAGGTGTGTGATCTTACGTTCTTATTAACATCAAGCACTTTCATCACCACCAATGCTCGCCACCTCAATTAGAATAGACAACACCACAGTGAAGAAGACCAGAATTTGTTGCATCCATCAACCATTCTACTCTATGTGAGCTGACATCTTCATTCCACCAAGTGAACTGGCGGTATTGGACAAACAGAAGAAAAGCATGTTTAATATCTGCTTTTCAGTTGAACTCTTACTAGGACAGAGTACATCTGGCGAACAATGAATGGTATGGATCCCACTTTTTCCACAGAGAGCTTCTTCCCGAGGAAACCCTTTGTGATGAACTTTGCTACGATGAAGCAAGACTGGCCACATTGTTCTCTTTTCTGTGATATGTGGACACAATTTGTTTAATTTGGACTGGAACTTCCTGATGAACATGGTGTTGGAGATTGGCTGTAGACAATACCTGTTCCTATGTCTTTCCTCTTCATTTCTTTCAATAGTCCTATTAAATTTCATCTGCTCTTTATCGCCTGCTAGATGTACTTGCCTTAATCCGTCATCTTATTTCTGAAAATCCTGGGAGAAACCATATTATATATCTATATAAAATGTCATTCACAACTTTGGTCGACAATACATTAGAATATCCTTGCCAATAGATTCTATAAGCAATATTATCTTTAAAATTCTGAATGATCTTAGCTTCAAGCTTATCATATTTGATATTTTTTGGTTTATTCTCCTCATAAAATTCTTCACTAGATTTTAACACCTTGGTGTTGTGCGACGACAATCATTCTTCAAAAGAGGTCCTGAAGATTGACCCTATCTCTCTTTTGTTCCTATAATGAATACTAGACATACCAGACATGAATCGTGGCTTTCATACAAAACCACATGGTGCTTGAAGGAAGCACCAATGGTCCAACATGTGGATCTCCaaaacaaaaccaaaaaaaaagggagacaAAACCAGGTATTTCGAGCGGCATAAATATGGGAAAGAATTTCCTACTCCCGAAAGCAACATCAAAGTCAAAATTTTGACGAGACGCCGGCTACTTATTTGCCGGTGGATTTGATTTTCCATCGAGTTAAAAGCTTAAAAGCAAAGCAGAGTAATGCCAGCTTATCCGCTTCGAATAGATtgaaagaagaaagtgaAGGGAAGATAAAggggaagggggaaaaaaaaaggaacggGGAATTTGGCTCAATCGTCCTGGTCCTCGGTACTAGCGTTGTTGAGTTCGCGCCGAATAGTTCGTGATAAACCTGCTGTAGCCCACCACTCGTCTGGAATGTCGTCCCTTCGCACTAGCCGGTCGAGAATCGCGTGCACCTCTTGTAGATCTGGATGCATCGACTGTGAACTGAACGAGGCGCTCGTCGAAGTAACAGGCGTATCATTATTGCTATCATCATTCCGGTcttggcttcttctttcttgatctcCTTCACGAGGTCTACTTGAACGAGTAATAGTGAAGCCAAACATTGCCCCTGGCACACGCATGGACGCGTCAGGCTCTGATTCTGCCTCTGTATCGGAGTCAGAGTCAGAACTTAGAAATTCGCAATTCGGAGAAAACTCCGGAAACGGGTCATCAAACGTGATGCGCATTCTTGGTGAGTCAGGGCCAAACGATGTGAGAGGTGTTTGCGAAGCAGTGGAAGAATTAGAGGGTCCTGAGTTTCTGGATAGTGCCGACGATGCACTCGCTGTTGCGGAGGTAAACGAGGAATCGAGGCTAGGGAGCTGGTCATCTGGTGTAATGGTAGTCAAGAGCGTCTCCCATGAATCATGCATTTCATCCTCTTCCGGCCCGAGACTACGCTCTCGATCACCAAGGCCATCAACTACGTGGCGTCGTCGGGACCGGCGCTCGCTTGCAGCTACGGATCGATGTCCAACCCTACGGAGCAATGGCATGTTTGAATCCGGTCCGTCGTTGGGAACGGTGGCTGGGGACGCTGTGCTTGAGCGGGAGATCGTCTCGCCGTCCACGGGGTGCGCCGGTGCAAATCGAGGAGTCAAATAAACTCGCTCAGATGCTTCAGCGTTCCTAGAACGCGGAACCTGAGGTACAGCGGGCTGTGGAAAATCTCCGTACCAATACGGCCTAGGCATTTCGAATCTCAGCGACGACTCTCTGGGTATTCGCATCCGATGGCCAGGGGAGGAGTAGCGCAGCGAGTCCCTCAGAAGATGCTGGCCCATCTCATGCCGAGTGATTGAATTCAGAGAATTCCAGGTTCCCAAATCATCCGTGGGCGCGACGTCCGAT includes:
- a CDS encoding uncharacterized protein (SECRETED:SignalP(1-22)~EggNog:ENOG410PZVT~COG:S); the encoded protein is MFSARAVLFVTVLALLNIFAVATPPGCLIAAINTQEDPSDMDVMCGSASKKVQNEIVKLCDDSNVQAALNAYSKSCSESGNKVELIEISTTLATMSATGSPTGSATSPVQPTGSATTTSGSEPIETGNAASSLKSQSFALAAMAAIVGAAIL
- a CDS encoding uncharacterized protein (EggNog:ENOG410QEI6~COG:F,H~BUSCO:13104at33183) yields the protein MDDQVQRLVDKVWAKFLSIPPSSRYMVAISGIPGSGKSSLAKIMTEQMNVRYATEHPDKPPIATWVGMDGFHLTRAQLAAMPDPVYAVARRGAAFTFDPVKFTKLVRAVREDISPSSAIIYAPSFDHAIKDPVEDDIPIPVTARIVFFEGNYLSLNKEPWTEVAGLMDEVWFVEVDFEVARQRLVKRHVEAGIAKNEEEADKRAVENDLVNGKEIVENRLEVSEIVVSREDMGWK
- a CDS encoding uncharacterized protein (EggNog:ENOG410PSNT~BUSCO:13433at33183); the protein is MGIPLVYEPVASRTEQNFKPDPSAVARSSIRRQNAIRRPRRNGAIISNSRNNRGSSTRWPLPHMLDAFTREAEREVNSRGSRSPRSDVAPTDDLGTWNSLNSITRHEMGQHLLRDSLRYSSPGHRMRIPRESSLRFEMPRPYWYGDFPQPAVPQVPRSRNAEASERVYLTPRFAPAHPVDGETISRSSTASPATVPNDGPDSNMPLLRRVGHRSVAASERRSRRRHVVDGLGDRERSLGPEEDEMHDSWETLLTTITPDDQLPSLDSSFTSATASASSALSRNSGPSNSSTASQTPLTSFGPDSPRMRITFDDPFPEFSPNCEFLSSDSDSDTEAESEPDASMRVPGAMFGFTITRSSRPREGDQERRSQDRNDDSNNDTPVTSTSASFSSQSMHPDLQEVHAILDRLVRRDDIPDEWWATAGLSRTIRRELNNASTEDQDD